A single window of Camelus ferus isolate YT-003-E chromosome 7, BCGSAC_Cfer_1.0, whole genome shotgun sequence DNA harbors:
- the POLM gene encoding DNA-directed DNA/RNA polymerase mu isoform X2: MLPKRRRARVGSPDAAPCPAARFPGVAIHLAEPHMGRSRRAFLTRLALSKGFRVLDAYSPEVTHVVMEGTSAEEATCWQERKTASLPPGGSHPALLDISWFTDSMEAGHPVPVEGRHRLEVAVPRKELPSPAWMPPYACQRPTPLTHHNTSLSDALETLAEAAGFDRSEGRQLSFCRAASVLKALPGPVTALSQLQGLPHFGEHSRRVVQELLEHGVCEEVERVRLSERYQIMKLFTQIFGVGVKTADRWYREGLRTLDDLREQPQRLTQQQKAGLRHHQDLSALIQRSDAEALHQVVEAAVGQALPGATVTLAGGFRRGKLQGHDVDFLITHPQEGREAGLLPRVMCCLKKQGLVLYHQHQCSQQRDPAHPARQNHIMDAFERSFCIFRLPQPPGADVEGCQKPCPTWKAVRVDLVVAPSSQFPFALLGWTGSKHFERELRRFSRKERGLWLNSHGLFDPEQGSHCGGGDGSGALKPLLCCRRRFST; this comes from the exons ATGCTACCGAAACGGCGGCGAGCGAGGGTCGGGTCCCCTGACGCCGCCCCCTGCCCCGCGGCGCGCTTTCCCGGGGTCGCTATCCACCTGGCCGAGCCGCACATGGGCCGCAGCCGCCGGGCCTTCCTCACACGCCTGGCGCTCTCCAAGGGCTTCCGGGTCCTGGACGCCTACAG CCCTGAGGTGACACACGTGGTGATGGAGGGGACCTCAGCAGAGGAGGCCACCTGCTGGCAGGAGCGCAAGACAGCATCTCTTCCCCCAGGTGGCAGCCACCCAGCACTGTTAGACATAAGCTGGTTCACAGACAGCATGGAAGCTGGGCATCCTGTCCCTGTGGAGGGCAGACACCGCCTGGAG GTGGCTGTGCCCAGGAAGGAGCTGCCAAGCCCAGCATGGATGCCGCCCTATGCCTGCCAGCGCCCCACTCCCCTCACACACCACAACACCAGCCTCTCG GATGCTCTGGAGACACTGGCGGAGGCAGCAGGCTTTGACCGCAGTGAGGGCCGCCAACTCTCCTTCTGCAGAGCAGCCTCAGTGCTCAAGGCCCTTCCCGGCCCGGTCACAGCCCTGAGCCAGCTGCAGGGGCTGCCCCACTTCGGAGAACACTCCCGCAGGGTCGTCCAG GAGCTGCTGGAGCACGGAGTGtgtgaggaggtggagagggtcCGGCTGTCAGAGAGGTACCAGATCATGAAG CTCTTCACCCAGATCTTCGGGGTCGGGGTAAAGACGGCTGACCGCTGGTACCGGGAAGGGCTGCGGACCCTGGACGACCTCCGAGAGCAGCCCCAGAGACTGACCCAGCAGCAGAAAGCAG GCCTGCGGCACCACCAGGACCTGAGCGCCCTGATCCAGCGGTCGGACGCCGAGGCCCTGCATCAGGTGGTGGAGGCGGCCGTGGGGCAGGCCCTTCCCGGGGCCACCGTCACGCTGGCCGGCGGCTTCCGGAG GGGGAAGTTGCAGGGCCACGACGTGGACTTCCTCATCACCCACCCCCAGGAGGGccgggaggcagggctgctgcccaGAGTGATGTGCTGCCTGAAGAAACAG gGCCTTGTCCTCTACCACCAGCATCAGTGCAGCCAACAGCGAGACCCCGCCCACCCGGCCCGGCAGAACCACATCATGGACGCCTTTGAGAGGAGTTTCTGCATTTTCCGCCTGCCGCAACCCCCGGGGGCTGATGTCGAGGGATGCCAGAAGCCCTGCCCCACCTGGAAGGCGGTGCGCGTGGACCTGGTGGTCGCCCCCAGCAGCCAGTTCCCCTTTGCCCTACTCGGCTGGACCGGCTCCAAG CATTTTGAGCGGGAGCTGCGCCGCttcagcaggaaggagagggggctCTGGCTGAACAGCCATGGTCTGTTTGATCCAGAGCAG ggaagccacTGTGGTGGTGGGGATGGCTCCGGGGCACTGAAGCCCCTACTCTGTTGCAGAAGACGATTTTCCACGTGA
- the POLM gene encoding DNA-directed DNA/RNA polymerase mu isoform X4 yields the protein MAALGKGPGPHSFLFPLPSPEVTHVVMEGTSAEEATCWQERKTASLPPGGSHPALLDISWFTDSMEAGHPVPVEGRHRLEVAVPRKELPSPAWMPPYACQRPTPLTHHNTSLSDALETLAEAAGFDRSEGRQLSFCRAASVLKALPGPVTALSQLQGLPHFGEHSRRVVQELLEHGVCEEVERVRLSERYQIMKLFTQIFGVGVKTADRWYREGLRTLDDLREQPQRLTQQQKAGLRHHQDLSALIQRSDAEALHQVVEAAVGQALPGATVTLAGGFRRGKLQGHDVDFLITHPQEGREAGLLPRVMCCLKKQGLVLYHQHQCSQQRDPAHPARQNHIMDAFERSFCIFRLPQPPGADVEGCQKPCPTWKAVRVDLVVAPSSQFPFALLGWTGSKHFERELRRFSRKERGLWLNSHGLFDPEQKTIFHVTSEEDIFRYLGLEYLPPEQRNA from the exons ATGGCAGCTCTGGGAAAGGGCCCTGGACctcactccttcctcttccctctacCTAGCCCTGAGGTGACACACGTGGTGATGGAGGGGACCTCAGCAGAGGAGGCCACCTGCTGGCAGGAGCGCAAGACAGCATCTCTTCCCCCAGGTGGCAGCCACCCAGCACTGTTAGACATAAGCTGGTTCACAGACAGCATGGAAGCTGGGCATCCTGTCCCTGTGGAGGGCAGACACCGCCTGGAG GTGGCTGTGCCCAGGAAGGAGCTGCCAAGCCCAGCATGGATGCCGCCCTATGCCTGCCAGCGCCCCACTCCCCTCACACACCACAACACCAGCCTCTCG GATGCTCTGGAGACACTGGCGGAGGCAGCAGGCTTTGACCGCAGTGAGGGCCGCCAACTCTCCTTCTGCAGAGCAGCCTCAGTGCTCAAGGCCCTTCCCGGCCCGGTCACAGCCCTGAGCCAGCTGCAGGGGCTGCCCCACTTCGGAGAACACTCCCGCAGGGTCGTCCAG GAGCTGCTGGAGCACGGAGTGtgtgaggaggtggagagggtcCGGCTGTCAGAGAGGTACCAGATCATGAAG CTCTTCACCCAGATCTTCGGGGTCGGGGTAAAGACGGCTGACCGCTGGTACCGGGAAGGGCTGCGGACCCTGGACGACCTCCGAGAGCAGCCCCAGAGACTGACCCAGCAGCAGAAAGCAG GCCTGCGGCACCACCAGGACCTGAGCGCCCTGATCCAGCGGTCGGACGCCGAGGCCCTGCATCAGGTGGTGGAGGCGGCCGTGGGGCAGGCCCTTCCCGGGGCCACCGTCACGCTGGCCGGCGGCTTCCGGAG GGGGAAGTTGCAGGGCCACGACGTGGACTTCCTCATCACCCACCCCCAGGAGGGccgggaggcagggctgctgcccaGAGTGATGTGCTGCCTGAAGAAACAG gGCCTTGTCCTCTACCACCAGCATCAGTGCAGCCAACAGCGAGACCCCGCCCACCCGGCCCGGCAGAACCACATCATGGACGCCTTTGAGAGGAGTTTCTGCATTTTCCGCCTGCCGCAACCCCCGGGGGCTGATGTCGAGGGATGCCAGAAGCCCTGCCCCACCTGGAAGGCGGTGCGCGTGGACCTGGTGGTCGCCCCCAGCAGCCAGTTCCCCTTTGCCCTACTCGGCTGGACCGGCTCCAAG CATTTTGAGCGGGAGCTGCGCCGCttcagcaggaaggagagggggctCTGGCTGAACAGCCATGGTCTGTTTGATCCAGAGCAG AAGACGATTTTCCACGTGACTTCAGAGGAAGACATCTTCAGATACCTGGGCCTTGAGTACCTTCCCCCAGAGCAGAGGAATGCCTGA
- the POLM gene encoding DNA-directed DNA/RNA polymerase mu isoform X9, giving the protein MLPKRRRARVGSPDAAPCPAARFPGVAIHLAEPHMGRSRRAFLTRLALSKGFRVLDAYSPEVTHVVMEGTSAEEATCWQERKTASLPPGGSHPALLDISWFTDSMEAGHPVPVEGRHRLEVAVPRKELPSPAWMPPYACQRPTPLTHHNTSLSDALETLAEAAGFDRSEGRQLSFCRAASVLKALPGPVTALSQLQGLPHFGEHSRRVVQELLEHGVCEEVERVRLSERYQIMKLFTQIFGVGVKTADRWYREGLRTLDDLREQPQRLTQQQKAGEPAAPPGPERPDPAVGRRGPASGGGGGRGAGPSRGHRHAGRRLPEGLVLYHQHQCSQQRDPAHPARQNHIMDAFERSFCIFRLPQPPGADVEGCQKPCPTWKAVRVDLVVAPSSQFPFALLGWTGSKHFERELRRFSRKERGLWLNSHGLFDPEQKTIFHVTSEEDIFRYLGLEYLPPEQRNA; this is encoded by the exons ATGCTACCGAAACGGCGGCGAGCGAGGGTCGGGTCCCCTGACGCCGCCCCCTGCCCCGCGGCGCGCTTTCCCGGGGTCGCTATCCACCTGGCCGAGCCGCACATGGGCCGCAGCCGCCGGGCCTTCCTCACACGCCTGGCGCTCTCCAAGGGCTTCCGGGTCCTGGACGCCTACAG CCCTGAGGTGACACACGTGGTGATGGAGGGGACCTCAGCAGAGGAGGCCACCTGCTGGCAGGAGCGCAAGACAGCATCTCTTCCCCCAGGTGGCAGCCACCCAGCACTGTTAGACATAAGCTGGTTCACAGACAGCATGGAAGCTGGGCATCCTGTCCCTGTGGAGGGCAGACACCGCCTGGAG GTGGCTGTGCCCAGGAAGGAGCTGCCAAGCCCAGCATGGATGCCGCCCTATGCCTGCCAGCGCCCCACTCCCCTCACACACCACAACACCAGCCTCTCG GATGCTCTGGAGACACTGGCGGAGGCAGCAGGCTTTGACCGCAGTGAGGGCCGCCAACTCTCCTTCTGCAGAGCAGCCTCAGTGCTCAAGGCCCTTCCCGGCCCGGTCACAGCCCTGAGCCAGCTGCAGGGGCTGCCCCACTTCGGAGAACACTCCCGCAGGGTCGTCCAG GAGCTGCTGGAGCACGGAGTGtgtgaggaggtggagagggtcCGGCTGTCAGAGAGGTACCAGATCATGAAG CTCTTCACCCAGATCTTCGGGGTCGGGGTAAAGACGGCTGACCGCTGGTACCGGGAAGGGCTGCGGACCCTGGACGACCTCCGAGAGCAGCCCCAGAGACTGACCCAGCAGCAGAAAGCAGGTGA GCCTGCGGCACCACCAGGACCTGAGCGCCCTGATCCAGCGGTCGGACGCCGAGGCCCTGCATCAGGTGGTGGAGGCGGCCGTGGGGCAGGCCCTTCCCGGGGCCACCGTCACGCTGGCCGGCGGCTTCCGGAG gGCCTTGTCCTCTACCACCAGCATCAGTGCAGCCAACAGCGAGACCCCGCCCACCCGGCCCGGCAGAACCACATCATGGACGCCTTTGAGAGGAGTTTCTGCATTTTCCGCCTGCCGCAACCCCCGGGGGCTGATGTCGAGGGATGCCAGAAGCCCTGCCCCACCTGGAAGGCGGTGCGCGTGGACCTGGTGGTCGCCCCCAGCAGCCAGTTCCCCTTTGCCCTACTCGGCTGGACCGGCTCCAAG CATTTTGAGCGGGAGCTGCGCCGCttcagcaggaaggagagggggctCTGGCTGAACAGCCATGGTCTGTTTGATCCAGAGCAG AAGACGATTTTCCACGTGACTTCAGAGGAAGACATCTTCAGATACCTGGGCCTTGAGTACCTTCCCCCAGAGCAGAGGAATGCCTGA
- the POLM gene encoding DNA-directed DNA/RNA polymerase mu isoform X1, whose protein sequence is MLPKRRRARVGSPDAAPCPAARFPGVAIHLAEPHMGRSRRAFLTRLALSKGFRVLDAYSPEVTHVVMEGTSAEEATCWQERKTASLPPGGSHPALLDISWFTDSMEAGHPVPVEGRHRLEVAVPRKELPSPAWMPPYACQRPTPLTHHNTSLSDALETLAEAAGFDRSEGRQLSFCRAASVLKALPGPVTALSQLQGLPHFGEHSRRVVQELLEHGVCEEVERVRLSERYQIMKLFTQIFGVGVKTADRWYREGLRTLDDLREQPQRLTQQQKAGLRHHQDLSALIQRSDAEALHQVVEAAVGQALPGATVTLAGGFRRGKLQGHDVDFLITHPQEGREAGLLPRVMCCLKKQGLVLYHQHQCSQQRDPAHPARQNHIMDAFERSFCIFRLPQPPGADVEGCQKPCPTWKAVRVDLVVAPSSQFPFALLGWTGSKHFERELRRFSRKERGLWLNSHGLFDPEQKTIFHVTSEEDIFRYLGLEYLPPEQRNA, encoded by the exons ATGCTACCGAAACGGCGGCGAGCGAGGGTCGGGTCCCCTGACGCCGCCCCCTGCCCCGCGGCGCGCTTTCCCGGGGTCGCTATCCACCTGGCCGAGCCGCACATGGGCCGCAGCCGCCGGGCCTTCCTCACACGCCTGGCGCTCTCCAAGGGCTTCCGGGTCCTGGACGCCTACAG CCCTGAGGTGACACACGTGGTGATGGAGGGGACCTCAGCAGAGGAGGCCACCTGCTGGCAGGAGCGCAAGACAGCATCTCTTCCCCCAGGTGGCAGCCACCCAGCACTGTTAGACATAAGCTGGTTCACAGACAGCATGGAAGCTGGGCATCCTGTCCCTGTGGAGGGCAGACACCGCCTGGAG GTGGCTGTGCCCAGGAAGGAGCTGCCAAGCCCAGCATGGATGCCGCCCTATGCCTGCCAGCGCCCCACTCCCCTCACACACCACAACACCAGCCTCTCG GATGCTCTGGAGACACTGGCGGAGGCAGCAGGCTTTGACCGCAGTGAGGGCCGCCAACTCTCCTTCTGCAGAGCAGCCTCAGTGCTCAAGGCCCTTCCCGGCCCGGTCACAGCCCTGAGCCAGCTGCAGGGGCTGCCCCACTTCGGAGAACACTCCCGCAGGGTCGTCCAG GAGCTGCTGGAGCACGGAGTGtgtgaggaggtggagagggtcCGGCTGTCAGAGAGGTACCAGATCATGAAG CTCTTCACCCAGATCTTCGGGGTCGGGGTAAAGACGGCTGACCGCTGGTACCGGGAAGGGCTGCGGACCCTGGACGACCTCCGAGAGCAGCCCCAGAGACTGACCCAGCAGCAGAAAGCAG GCCTGCGGCACCACCAGGACCTGAGCGCCCTGATCCAGCGGTCGGACGCCGAGGCCCTGCATCAGGTGGTGGAGGCGGCCGTGGGGCAGGCCCTTCCCGGGGCCACCGTCACGCTGGCCGGCGGCTTCCGGAG GGGGAAGTTGCAGGGCCACGACGTGGACTTCCTCATCACCCACCCCCAGGAGGGccgggaggcagggctgctgcccaGAGTGATGTGCTGCCTGAAGAAACAG gGCCTTGTCCTCTACCACCAGCATCAGTGCAGCCAACAGCGAGACCCCGCCCACCCGGCCCGGCAGAACCACATCATGGACGCCTTTGAGAGGAGTTTCTGCATTTTCCGCCTGCCGCAACCCCCGGGGGCTGATGTCGAGGGATGCCAGAAGCCCTGCCCCACCTGGAAGGCGGTGCGCGTGGACCTGGTGGTCGCCCCCAGCAGCCAGTTCCCCTTTGCCCTACTCGGCTGGACCGGCTCCAAG CATTTTGAGCGGGAGCTGCGCCGCttcagcaggaaggagagggggctCTGGCTGAACAGCCATGGTCTGTTTGATCCAGAGCAG AAGACGATTTTCCACGTGACTTCAGAGGAAGACATCTTCAGATACCTGGGCCTTGAGTACCTTCCCCCAGAGCAGAGGAATGCCTGA
- the POLM gene encoding DNA-directed DNA/RNA polymerase mu isoform X8, with translation MLPKRRRARVGSPDAAPCPAARFPGVAIHLAEPHMGRSRRAFLTRLALSKGFRVLDAYSPEVTHVVMEGTSAEEATCWQERKTASLPPGGSHPALLDISWFTDSMEAGHPVPVEGRHRLEVAVPRKELPSPAWMPPYACQRPTPLTHHNTSLSDALETLAEAAGFDRSEGRQLSFCRAASVLKALPGPVTALSQLQGLPHFGEHSRRVVQELLEHGVCEEVERVRLSERYQIMKLFTQIFGVGVKTADRWYREGLRTLDDLREQPQRLTQQQKAGLRHHQDLSALIQRSDAEALHQVVEAAVGQALPGATVTLAGGFRRALSSTTSISAANSETPPTRPGRTTSWTPLRGVSAFSACRNPRGLMSRDARSPAPPGRRCAWTWWSPPAASSPLPYSAGPAPRRRFST, from the exons ATGCTACCGAAACGGCGGCGAGCGAGGGTCGGGTCCCCTGACGCCGCCCCCTGCCCCGCGGCGCGCTTTCCCGGGGTCGCTATCCACCTGGCCGAGCCGCACATGGGCCGCAGCCGCCGGGCCTTCCTCACACGCCTGGCGCTCTCCAAGGGCTTCCGGGTCCTGGACGCCTACAG CCCTGAGGTGACACACGTGGTGATGGAGGGGACCTCAGCAGAGGAGGCCACCTGCTGGCAGGAGCGCAAGACAGCATCTCTTCCCCCAGGTGGCAGCCACCCAGCACTGTTAGACATAAGCTGGTTCACAGACAGCATGGAAGCTGGGCATCCTGTCCCTGTGGAGGGCAGACACCGCCTGGAG GTGGCTGTGCCCAGGAAGGAGCTGCCAAGCCCAGCATGGATGCCGCCCTATGCCTGCCAGCGCCCCACTCCCCTCACACACCACAACACCAGCCTCTCG GATGCTCTGGAGACACTGGCGGAGGCAGCAGGCTTTGACCGCAGTGAGGGCCGCCAACTCTCCTTCTGCAGAGCAGCCTCAGTGCTCAAGGCCCTTCCCGGCCCGGTCACAGCCCTGAGCCAGCTGCAGGGGCTGCCCCACTTCGGAGAACACTCCCGCAGGGTCGTCCAG GAGCTGCTGGAGCACGGAGTGtgtgaggaggtggagagggtcCGGCTGTCAGAGAGGTACCAGATCATGAAG CTCTTCACCCAGATCTTCGGGGTCGGGGTAAAGACGGCTGACCGCTGGTACCGGGAAGGGCTGCGGACCCTGGACGACCTCCGAGAGCAGCCCCAGAGACTGACCCAGCAGCAGAAAGCAG GCCTGCGGCACCACCAGGACCTGAGCGCCCTGATCCAGCGGTCGGACGCCGAGGCCCTGCATCAGGTGGTGGAGGCGGCCGTGGGGCAGGCCCTTCCCGGGGCCACCGTCACGCTGGCCGGCGGCTTCCGGAG gGCCTTGTCCTCTACCACCAGCATCAGTGCAGCCAACAGCGAGACCCCGCCCACCCGGCCCGGCAGAACCACATCATGGACGCCTTTGAGAGGAGTTTCTGCATTTTCCGCCTGCCGCAACCCCCGGGGGCTGATGTCGAGGGATGCCAGAAGCCCTGCCCCACCTGGAAGGCGGTGCGCGTGGACCTGGTGGTCGCCCCCAGCAGCCAGTTCCCCTTTGCCCTACTCGGCTGGACCGGCTCCAAG AAGACGATTTTCCACGTGA
- the POLM gene encoding DNA-directed DNA/RNA polymerase mu isoform X5 yields MEGTSAEEATCWQERKTASLPPGGSHPALLDISWFTDSMEAGHPVPVEGRHRLEVAVPRKELPSPAWMPPYACQRPTPLTHHNTSLSDALETLAEAAGFDRSEGRQLSFCRAASVLKALPGPVTALSQLQGLPHFGEHSRRVVQELLEHGVCEEVERVRLSERYQIMKLFTQIFGVGVKTADRWYREGLRTLDDLREQPQRLTQQQKAGLRHHQDLSALIQRSDAEALHQVVEAAVGQALPGATVTLAGGFRRGKLQGHDVDFLITHPQEGREAGLLPRVMCCLKKQGLVLYHQHQCSQQRDPAHPARQNHIMDAFERSFCIFRLPQPPGADVEGCQKPCPTWKAVRVDLVVAPSSQFPFALLGWTGSKHFERELRRFSRKERGLWLNSHGLFDPEQKTIFHVTSEEDIFRYLGLEYLPPEQRNA; encoded by the exons ATGGAGGGGACCTCAGCAGAGGAGGCCACCTGCTGGCAGGAGCGCAAGACAGCATCTCTTCCCCCAGGTGGCAGCCACCCAGCACTGTTAGACATAAGCTGGTTCACAGACAGCATGGAAGCTGGGCATCCTGTCCCTGTGGAGGGCAGACACCGCCTGGAG GTGGCTGTGCCCAGGAAGGAGCTGCCAAGCCCAGCATGGATGCCGCCCTATGCCTGCCAGCGCCCCACTCCCCTCACACACCACAACACCAGCCTCTCG GATGCTCTGGAGACACTGGCGGAGGCAGCAGGCTTTGACCGCAGTGAGGGCCGCCAACTCTCCTTCTGCAGAGCAGCCTCAGTGCTCAAGGCCCTTCCCGGCCCGGTCACAGCCCTGAGCCAGCTGCAGGGGCTGCCCCACTTCGGAGAACACTCCCGCAGGGTCGTCCAG GAGCTGCTGGAGCACGGAGTGtgtgaggaggtggagagggtcCGGCTGTCAGAGAGGTACCAGATCATGAAG CTCTTCACCCAGATCTTCGGGGTCGGGGTAAAGACGGCTGACCGCTGGTACCGGGAAGGGCTGCGGACCCTGGACGACCTCCGAGAGCAGCCCCAGAGACTGACCCAGCAGCAGAAAGCAG GCCTGCGGCACCACCAGGACCTGAGCGCCCTGATCCAGCGGTCGGACGCCGAGGCCCTGCATCAGGTGGTGGAGGCGGCCGTGGGGCAGGCCCTTCCCGGGGCCACCGTCACGCTGGCCGGCGGCTTCCGGAG GGGGAAGTTGCAGGGCCACGACGTGGACTTCCTCATCACCCACCCCCAGGAGGGccgggaggcagggctgctgcccaGAGTGATGTGCTGCCTGAAGAAACAG gGCCTTGTCCTCTACCACCAGCATCAGTGCAGCCAACAGCGAGACCCCGCCCACCCGGCCCGGCAGAACCACATCATGGACGCCTTTGAGAGGAGTTTCTGCATTTTCCGCCTGCCGCAACCCCCGGGGGCTGATGTCGAGGGATGCCAGAAGCCCTGCCCCACCTGGAAGGCGGTGCGCGTGGACCTGGTGGTCGCCCCCAGCAGCCAGTTCCCCTTTGCCCTACTCGGCTGGACCGGCTCCAAG CATTTTGAGCGGGAGCTGCGCCGCttcagcaggaaggagagggggctCTGGCTGAACAGCCATGGTCTGTTTGATCCAGAGCAG AAGACGATTTTCCACGTGACTTCAGAGGAAGACATCTTCAGATACCTGGGCCTTGAGTACCTTCCCCCAGAGCAGAGGAATGCCTGA
- the POLM gene encoding DNA-directed DNA/RNA polymerase mu isoform X3 — protein MLPKRRRARVGSPDAAPCPAARFPGVAIHLAEPHMGRSRRAFLTRLALSKGFRVLDAYSPEVTHVVMEGTSAEEATCWQERKTASLPPGGSHPALLDISWFTDSMEAGHPVPVEGRHRLEVAVPRKELPSPAWMPPYACQRPTPLTHHNTSLSDALETLAEAAGFDRSEGRQLSFCRAASVLKALPGPVTALSQLQGLPHFGEHSRRVVQELLEHGVCEEVERVRLSERYQIMKLFTQIFGVGVKTADRWYREGLRTLDDLREQPQRLTQQQKAGLRHHQDLSALIQRSDAEALHQVVEAAVGQALPGATVTLAGGFRRGKLQGHDVDFLITHPQEGREAGLLPRVMCCLKKQGLVLYHQHQCSQQRDPAHPARQNHIMDAFERSFCIFRLPQPPGADVEGCQKPCPTWKAVRVDLVVAPSSQFPFALLGWTGSKKTIFHVTSEEDIFRYLGLEYLPPEQRNA, from the exons ATGCTACCGAAACGGCGGCGAGCGAGGGTCGGGTCCCCTGACGCCGCCCCCTGCCCCGCGGCGCGCTTTCCCGGGGTCGCTATCCACCTGGCCGAGCCGCACATGGGCCGCAGCCGCCGGGCCTTCCTCACACGCCTGGCGCTCTCCAAGGGCTTCCGGGTCCTGGACGCCTACAG CCCTGAGGTGACACACGTGGTGATGGAGGGGACCTCAGCAGAGGAGGCCACCTGCTGGCAGGAGCGCAAGACAGCATCTCTTCCCCCAGGTGGCAGCCACCCAGCACTGTTAGACATAAGCTGGTTCACAGACAGCATGGAAGCTGGGCATCCTGTCCCTGTGGAGGGCAGACACCGCCTGGAG GTGGCTGTGCCCAGGAAGGAGCTGCCAAGCCCAGCATGGATGCCGCCCTATGCCTGCCAGCGCCCCACTCCCCTCACACACCACAACACCAGCCTCTCG GATGCTCTGGAGACACTGGCGGAGGCAGCAGGCTTTGACCGCAGTGAGGGCCGCCAACTCTCCTTCTGCAGAGCAGCCTCAGTGCTCAAGGCCCTTCCCGGCCCGGTCACAGCCCTGAGCCAGCTGCAGGGGCTGCCCCACTTCGGAGAACACTCCCGCAGGGTCGTCCAG GAGCTGCTGGAGCACGGAGTGtgtgaggaggtggagagggtcCGGCTGTCAGAGAGGTACCAGATCATGAAG CTCTTCACCCAGATCTTCGGGGTCGGGGTAAAGACGGCTGACCGCTGGTACCGGGAAGGGCTGCGGACCCTGGACGACCTCCGAGAGCAGCCCCAGAGACTGACCCAGCAGCAGAAAGCAG GCCTGCGGCACCACCAGGACCTGAGCGCCCTGATCCAGCGGTCGGACGCCGAGGCCCTGCATCAGGTGGTGGAGGCGGCCGTGGGGCAGGCCCTTCCCGGGGCCACCGTCACGCTGGCCGGCGGCTTCCGGAG GGGGAAGTTGCAGGGCCACGACGTGGACTTCCTCATCACCCACCCCCAGGAGGGccgggaggcagggctgctgcccaGAGTGATGTGCTGCCTGAAGAAACAG gGCCTTGTCCTCTACCACCAGCATCAGTGCAGCCAACAGCGAGACCCCGCCCACCCGGCCCGGCAGAACCACATCATGGACGCCTTTGAGAGGAGTTTCTGCATTTTCCGCCTGCCGCAACCCCCGGGGGCTGATGTCGAGGGATGCCAGAAGCCCTGCCCCACCTGGAAGGCGGTGCGCGTGGACCTGGTGGTCGCCCCCAGCAGCCAGTTCCCCTTTGCCCTACTCGGCTGGACCGGCTCCAAG AAGACGATTTTCCACGTGACTTCAGAGGAAGACATCTTCAGATACCTGGGCCTTGAGTACCTTCCCCCAGAGCAGAGGAATGCCTGA